GACCTCTCCATCATTAGTGATCAGGAGCAGCCCCTCGGAGTCCCGATCAAGCCGGCCCACCGGGAACAATCGTCCTTCTACCCCTTTTATTAAGTCAAGAATAGTCGCTGTTTCTTCTTGCGCACAAGTTGAAGTCACCCCTCTGGGCTTATTCATTAATATGTATATTTTATTGCTATTATTTGATATTTTAATATTATCAACGGTTATTTCATCTTTCTCGGGATCAATCTTGACCCCCTGGACATTTACTACTTCTCCATTCACCTTTACCCGTCCGGCCGAGATTATCTCTTCAGCCCGGCGACGGGAGGCGTAGCCGCAATCAGCCAGGTACTTTTGCAGTCTGGTCAGCATATATTTGTTATTTTAACATATTGGCGGAAATACCCCGGTATTTAAGCTTGTCAGCCACCCCGCACTATGTTAAAATTCTCATAGTTTCAGAAAAAGGAAATAAGTGAGTTAATCAGAATATCCGGTGTTTTAATTGAAAAAATATATCGACTCGTTCAAACAAATATCATTAGCAAATAAAATAACGTTATTAAGGTTAGCTCTGGTTCCGGTCTGCGTAATGTTCCTGCTGCTCAGTTTATATGGTCTGGCAGCCGTTACCTTCCTTTTTCTATCTTTTTCCGATGCCCTTGACGGATATATTGCCCGTAAATACTATCAGGTCTCGGAGATAGGAAAATTGCTCGATCCCTTAGCGGATAAGATCCTTGTCATTTCTGTATTGATAGCGTTAACCGGCCTAGGAAAAGCTGATCCTGTCCCGGTCATTTTAATTAGCGCGAGAGAGTTTATCATTGCCAGCGTTCGCGGGCGGCAGATCTTTGCCGCGAGCCCGGTCGCTAAATGGAAGACCGTTATCCAGGTTTTGGCGGTCTTTATGATCATTTTAAATCTCCCGCTCGCAGGATTAGCTCTTTGGATCGCCGTGGCGCTATCGCTAGTTTCCGGAGGCGCCTATTTATGGCAGAGCGAACTGATCAAACAGTTGAAAACAACTTAAATTTTTTCAGCCAGGTCCTGTCGGCCCTTGGGCGGAATACCGACCAGCAGGTAACCGAACTTCTGCGAGAGCAGCGGTTGACCATCTCCGTCGCCGAATCGCTGACCGGCGGTCTTATCTCCAGTCGTCTGACCAGCATGGCCGGAAGCTCTGATTTTTTTACTGGCGGCATCGTCTGCTATTCCACCAGGACCAAAGTTTCCCAGGTTGGCGTTTCTCCCGCTCTCATCAGCCAGTTCGGCGTCGTCAGCCGTGAAGTCGCCGTCGCCCTGGCTGAAGAGATCAGGAAACGTTTTAAAAGCGACATCGGACTGGGCGCGACTGGAGTCGCCGGCCCCGACCCGATCCCTCCGGCCCCGGTCGGCAAAGTTTTTGTCGCTGTCGCCAGCAACAACGGGACCGATTGGAAGGAATTAAATATCGATGGCAAGCGCGAAGAGATCAGGGAAAAAACAGCTGCCGCCGCTCTCGGCTTGCTCTGGCTCCATTTAGGCGGGGAGATCGACAAACAATGACCGCGTGTTCCGCAGGTTGAAAGGCTTGCGGTAGGTAAAACAAACTTTAAGGAGTTGAGAAGTCTTTCAGGAAAAAGGCTGCCAGGCCTTTGTTCCTGCGTGCGTGTTTGGGTTGTATATTTAAATGTTTATTCGAATATTTGAAGGGGGACAATATTATGGTTAGCGAGAAAAGTGTTGAAAAAACCGCCGAGAAAAGCAGTGAAAGGGCCAAGGCGCTGGGGATAGCGATCGCCCAGATCGAGAAGAATTACGGCAAAGGTTCGATCATGAAATTGGGAGAAGCGTCCAAGTTAAATGTTGAGGTCATTCCGACCGGCGCCCTGTCGGTCGACGCGGCCCTTGGGGTCGGAGGCTTCCCGCGAGGCCGGATCATCGAGATCTACGGCCCTGAAGGGGGAGGCAAGACGACCGTCTCCCTGCACGCGATCGCCGAAGCCCAACGACGGGGAGGCGTGGCCGCTTTTATTGACGCCGAACATTCCATGGACCCGGCTTACGCGAAAAAATTGGGGGTCAACATTGACAACCTGCTGATCTCCCAGCCGGATTACGGTGAGCAGGCCCTGGAGATCGCCGAGACCCTGATCCGTTCCGGAGCGATCGATATTATCGTCGTTGATTCGGTAGCCGCCCTGGTGCCAAAAGCCGAGGTTGAAGGGGAAATGGGAGACGCGGTCATGGGTCTGCAGGCCAGATTGATGTCCCAGGCCCTGCGCAAATTGACGTCGGTCATCAGCAAGTCGAAGACCGTGATGATCTTCATCAACCAGCTACGCGAAAAGATCGGGGTAATGTTCGGCAATCCGGAGACCACGCCGGGGGGCCGGGCGCTCAAATTCTACTCCTCGGTCAGGCTCGACGTCCGGGCGGGAGAAAAGATCAAAGAGAATGAGAAGATCATCGGGACCCGGGTCAAGGTGAAGGTTGTCAAGAACAAGGTCGCGCCGCCGTTCCGCGAAGCCAGCTTTCTGCTGATCCACGGAGAAGGACTGCTCCGGGAGGCCGACATCCTTGACCAGGCGGTCAATTTGAACCTGGTCGAAAAGAGCGGCTCATGGTTTTCTTATGGCGGAGAAAAGATCGGTCAGGGTTTTGACGGGGCGGTCAAGTTCCTCAAAGAAAACGGCAAGATCACGACCAAGATCGAGGGTGAGATCCGTAAATCGTTGGCCCATAAAGAGTAGCATTTTACCTAGAGGGGGTTTTTTATCATGTCGGTATTTTCATTGTTTTATGTGGTGATAGTCGCGGTCGTTGTTTTCGGACTGGCGATCGCCTATCTGCTGATCAAACAGCAGTTGGCCGGCCAGAAGCTCCGGATCGCCGAAGAATCGGCCCGGCGGGTGACCGAAGAGGCTAAAAAAGAGGCGGAACGGATCAAAAAAGAATCGGTGCTGGAAGCCAAAGACGAAGCGCTCCGCCAGCGGGCGGAATTGGAGCGTGAAGCCAAGGAACGGAAGAATGAATTGACCGCGATGGAGCGGCGGCTTCAGTCCCGTGAAGATCACCTGGAAAACAAAGAGAAGAATATCGATGTCAGGGACAAGCAGATCAAGAAGATCGAGGAAGACCTGGTCAAGCTCAAAGAAACACTGGTCTCCGCCAAGGAGCAGTTGATCGTCCAGCTGGAAAAGATCGCCACTCTTTCCAAAGAGGAGGCAAAAAAAGAACTGCTGGAAAAACTGGACAAGGAGCTGGAAGTTGAAGTCGCTAAAAGGATCAAATCAAGCGAAGAGGAAATCAAGAAAGAGTCCGACCGGCGGGCCCGTGAGATCCTGGCGACTGCTATCCAGCGCTGCGCCGTTGACCATGTCGTGGAGACCACGACTTCAATGGTTGAACTCCCCAGCGACGACATGAAGGGGCGGATCATCGGCCGGGAAGGGCGCAACATTCGTTCCTTTGAGACCAAGACCGGAGTCGACCTGATCGTCGATGACACTCCGGAAGCGGTCATTCTTTCGAGCTTTGACCCCCTGCGCCGCGAAACCGCCCGGCTCACCCTGCAAAAACTGATCGCCGACGGCCGGATCCACCCCGCCAGGGTCGAAGAAATGTACGAAAAGTCCAAAACCGAGCTCAAGAATGCCATGTGGGAACATGGCGAGCGGGCGACCATGGAGACTGGCGTGCATGGAGTTCCACCGGTCATCATTCAGCTGCTCGGCCGGCTTCATTACCGGACCTCCTACGGGCAGAACGTTCTTCAGCACTCGGTCGAAATGGCCCACCTGGCCGGCATGCTGGCGGCCGAACTCGGCGCCAACGTCGCCCTGGCCAAACGGGCCGCCCTCTTGCACGACCTGGGGAAAGCAATTGACCAGGAGGTCGAAGGGACCCACGTCCGCCTTGGTGTAACCTTCGCGCAAAAAGCTGGAGAATCTCCGGAGGTCCTCCACGCCATGGAAGCCCATCACAACGACGTCGAGCCAAAGACCATTGAAGCGGTCATCGTCCAGGTTTGCGACGCGATCAGCAGCGCCCGGCCCGGGGCGCGCCGCGATTCACTGGAAGCTTACGTTAAACGGCTCGAAAAGCTGGAAAGCGTCGCCAACTCTTTTGAAGGGGTTGAAAAGACCTTTGCCATCTCGGCAGGACGGGAAGTCAGGGTCATTGTCCAGCCGGATAGGATATCAGACGACCTGGCGACCAAGCTGGCCCACGATATCGCCAAGAAGATCGAATCGGAATTGGAATACCCGGGCGAGATCAAGGTCACCGTTGTCCGGGAAATTCGAGCATCGGATGTCGCAAGATAAGCTTACGCTGTTATTTATTGGGGATATTGTAGGCGCTTTCGGGCGATCGGTCGCCAAGCGCCTGCTCCCCGACCTGAAAAAAGAGTTTGCCGTCGACGTAACTATTGCCAATGGCGAGAACTGCGCCCATGGTTTCAGCATCACCGAAAAGATCTATAACGACCTGCTCAACGCCGGGGTCGACGCCTTCACTATGGGGAACCATGTCTGGGAAAAGAAGGAAGTCGTCAACAAAGCTTCGCTTTTTGAAAAAATGGCCCGGCCGGCCAATTACCCGCCCGGCACCCCAGGCAAAGACCATGTGATCATCGACGTCAAAGGGATCAAGCTCGGCCTGCTAAATTTGAACGGCCGGGTATTCATGCAATGTATGGATTGCCCCTTCCAGGCGGCCGAACGGGTCCTCCCCAGAATCAAAGAACAAACCAACCTGGTCCTGGTCGACTTTCACGGCGAAGCCTCATCGGAAAAATGCGCCATGGGGTATTTTCTGGACAGCAAAGTTTCGGCGATCGTCGGCACCCACACGCACGTGCAAACCGCCGACGAACGTATTCTGACCGGCGGGACCGCCTTTATAACCGATGTTGGTATGACCGGCCCAATGGATTCAATTATCGGGATGAGAAAAGAGCAGGTCATGCGGCGGATCATCTCGCAAATGCCCGAACGTCTGGAACCGGCAAACGAAGGGCCCGGGCTGTTCAACGGGGTGGTCATTACATTGGACGTTAAAAGCGGGAAAGCCCTGGAAATTGAAAGGATTAAAAGGGTCACTGAACCACTAAATGTCGAGGAAAACTAACCGAGGTCTTTGATCCGCTCCGCCAGCGTTTTTACTTTTTCGCTATACTCGATTTGCCGCTCTTTTTCTTTCTGCACCGCTTCCGGATTGGCCCTGGCGACAAAGTTCGCGTTCCCCAGCCGTTCCGTGATCTTAATGATCTCAGCAGAGAGCTTTTCTTTTTCCTTGGTCAGGCGGGCAATTTCCTTGTTCGGGTCAATAAAGCCCCCTAGCGGGACGTAGAGGCTTGCTCCGGTGATCGTCGCAGATGCCGACTGCGGCGGCTTGGCGTCAAGTTTAGCGACAATTGTTAACCTGTTCACTTTGGCCAAAGCTTTGATGTATGCCTCGACCGGCTTCTGTCCGGTTACGATCACAACTTCGACGTCGCTGCCATGAGAAACGTTAAATTCCGCTCTGATGTTCCGGATCGCCCTGATTACCTCCATAGTGAACGCCATTGCTTCTTCAGCGTTAGGATCTATCTCCTCTCTGTCCGCTTGCGGCCAGGGCTGAACCATCAGTGATTCTTCCGGATTGACCACCGTTCGTCCCTTCAGGCGCTGGTAAGTCTCTTCGGTAATGAACGGCATAAATGGATGGAGGATCTTCATTGTCCCTTCAAGGACGGTCATCAGGACCGCCTGAACCGCCGCTTTAGCGTTGCTATCATCCCCATATAACCTGATCTTGGCCAGTTCAACATACCAGTCACAAAACTCCGACCAGATGAAATCATAAAGGGTCTTGGCCGCTTCACCAAACTCGAAAGAATCGATCGAGGCGGATACTTTTTCGATCGTTGAGTTATAACGGGAGAGGATCCAGCGATCAGCCAGCTCCCTGGCCCCTGGCTCCTGGTCTCTGGCCTTTGGTCCCTGGTCCCTGGTCATCAGCACAAACCGGCTGACATTCCAGATCTTGTTGGCAAAGTTACGGGCTTCGGTGATCTTTTCCTCCGAGAGCTTAACATCCTGCCCCTGGCCGGCGATCAGCGAAATAAAAGCAAAGCGGAGAGCGTCCGCCCCCGCCCGATCGATCACTTCCAGCGGATCAATTACATTCCCCCACGACTTGCTCATCTTTTTACCGTGTATATCCTTCACCAATCCGTGAATATAGACCGTGTGAAACGGCTCTTTCTTCATAAGATGGACCCCCGCCATGATCATTCGGGAGACCCAGAAGGAGATAATATCGTAACTGGTCACCAAAACATCTGTTGGGTAATGTTTTTTAAGGTTCTCTGTCTGATTAGGCCAGCCTAACGTAGAAAATGGCCATAAGGCTGACGAGAACCAAGTGTCAAATACGTCGGGATCTTGAACCATATTCGTCCCGCCGCATTTCGGGCATTTTTCCGGTTTTTCTTCCGCTACAACAATCTCACAACATCCATTTGTCATTTGATCCGCCTTAGGCGGATCATTAGTCATTCCCCCACAATACCAGGCCGGGACCTGGTGCCCCCACCAAAGCTGGCGGGAGATACACCAATCACGCAAGTTGGTCATCCATTGGAGATAAACCTTGGTCCACCGTTCGGGAATATACTTGATCTGACCCTCTTCTACCGCTGCGATCGCTTTTTCAGCCAGCGGTTTTACTTTAACGAACCACTGGTCAGACAAATACGGCTCGATCACTGTCTTACAGCGGTAACAATGACCAACCGAATTCTGGTAATCTTCAATTTTAGCCAAAAAGCCTTGTTCTTCAAGCAATTTAACGATCGCGTCTCTCGCTTTCCCTCGCTCTAACCCTTCTATCCCCGCTACTCCCTGCCGCTCTTTGTCACTTCCAAATTCACCAAGCGTGATCAGACCATCTGGCGTGAGAACATTAATAAAAGGGAGATTGTGCCGCATCCCCATCTCATAGTCGTTCGGATCGTGCGCCGGAGTAACCTTGACCGCTCCGGTCCCAAAAGCCTGATCAACAAACTCATCTTT
The nucleotide sequence above comes from Candidatus Margulisiibacteriota bacterium. Encoded proteins:
- a CDS encoding rRNA pseudouridine synthase, which codes for MLTRLQKYLADCGYASRRRAEEIISAGRVKVNGEVVNVQGVKIDPEKDEITVDNIKISNNSNKIYILMNKPRGVTSTCAQEETATILDLIKGVEGRLFPVGRLDRDSEGLLLITNDGEVALKLTHPRYEHEKEYDVVVDRPLSPAEVDKLKRGIYLEGKKTLPAGVMVIDPRRIKMILKEGRNRQIRKMMEALGNEVVALRRVRLGKLTLGELRPGEWRYLTDQEISALLP
- the pgsA gene encoding CDP-diacylglycerol--glycerol-3-phosphate 3-phosphatidyltransferase, with translation MKKYIDSFKQISLANKITLLRLALVPVCVMFLLLSLYGLAAVTFLFLSFSDALDGYIARKYYQVSEIGKLLDPLADKILVISVLIALTGLGKADPVPVILISAREFIIASVRGRQIFAASPVAKWKTVIQVLAVFMIILNLPLAGLALWIAVALSLVSGGAYLWQSELIKQLKTT
- a CDS encoding CinA family protein, whose product is MAERTDQTVENNLNFFSQVLSALGRNTDQQVTELLREQRLTISVAESLTGGLISSRLTSMAGSSDFFTGGIVCYSTRTKVSQVGVSPALISQFGVVSREVAVALAEEIRKRFKSDIGLGATGVAGPDPIPPAPVGKVFVAVASNNGTDWKELNIDGKREEIREKTAAAALGLLWLHLGGEIDKQ
- the recA gene encoding recombinase RecA is translated as MVSEKSVEKTAEKSSERAKALGIAIAQIEKNYGKGSIMKLGEASKLNVEVIPTGALSVDAALGVGGFPRGRIIEIYGPEGGGKTTVSLHAIAEAQRRGGVAAFIDAEHSMDPAYAKKLGVNIDNLLISQPDYGEQALEIAETLIRSGAIDIIVVDSVAALVPKAEVEGEMGDAVMGLQARLMSQALRKLTSVISKSKTVMIFINQLREKIGVMFGNPETTPGGRALKFYSSVRLDVRAGEKIKENEKIIGTRVKVKVVKNKVAPPFREASFLLIHGEGLLREADILDQAVNLNLVEKSGSWFSYGGEKIGQGFDGAVKFLKENGKITTKIEGEIRKSLAHKE
- the rny gene encoding ribonuclease Y, producing the protein MSVFSLFYVVIVAVVVFGLAIAYLLIKQQLAGQKLRIAEESARRVTEEAKKEAERIKKESVLEAKDEALRQRAELEREAKERKNELTAMERRLQSREDHLENKEKNIDVRDKQIKKIEEDLVKLKETLVSAKEQLIVQLEKIATLSKEEAKKELLEKLDKELEVEVAKRIKSSEEEIKKESDRRAREILATAIQRCAVDHVVETTTSMVELPSDDMKGRIIGREGRNIRSFETKTGVDLIVDDTPEAVILSSFDPLRRETARLTLQKLIADGRIHPARVEEMYEKSKTELKNAMWEHGERATMETGVHGVPPVIIQLLGRLHYRTSYGQNVLQHSVEMAHLAGMLAAELGANVALAKRAALLHDLGKAIDQEVEGTHVRLGVTFAQKAGESPEVLHAMEAHHNDVEPKTIEAVIVQVCDAISSARPGARRDSLEAYVKRLEKLESVANSFEGVEKTFAISAGREVRVIVQPDRISDDLATKLAHDIAKKIESELEYPGEIKVTVVREIRASDVAR
- a CDS encoding TIGR00282 family metallophosphoesterase, whose translation is MSQDKLTLLFIGDIVGAFGRSVAKRLLPDLKKEFAVDVTIANGENCAHGFSITEKIYNDLLNAGVDAFTMGNHVWEKKEVVNKASLFEKMARPANYPPGTPGKDHVIIDVKGIKLGLLNLNGRVFMQCMDCPFQAAERVLPRIKEQTNLVLVDFHGEASSEKCAMGYFLDSKVSAIVGTHTHVQTADERILTGGTAFITDVGMTGPMDSIIGMRKEQVMRRIISQMPERLEPANEGPGLFNGVVITLDVKSGKALEIERIKRVTEPLNVEEN
- a CDS encoding valine--tRNA ligase, with amino-acid sequence MSEELAKVYNPAEVEQKWYAFWEGTGLFKPAAGTKGLGAGKTFTIVIPPPNVTGSLHMGHALNNSIQDLLIRYKRMNGFETLWVPGTDHAGIATQNVVERELKKEGKKKEDLGREKFVEKVWEWKKEYGGRITRQLRRLGASCDWSRERFTMDEGLSLAVRRHFVQLYNEGLIYRGKRIINWCPRCKTALSDIEVEHENKNGFLWHLKYPVEGSKEFVVVATTRPETMLGDTAVAVNPRDERYKRLAGKNLILPLVGRHIPIIKDEFVDQAFGTGAVKVTPAHDPNDYEMGMRHNLPFINVLTPDGLITLGEFGSDKERQGVAGIEGLERGKARDAIVKLLEEQGFLAKIEDYQNSVGHCYRCKTVIEPYLSDQWFVKVKPLAEKAIAAVEEGQIKYIPERWTKVYLQWMTNLRDWCISRQLWWGHQVPAWYCGGMTNDPPKADQMTNGCCEIVVAEEKPEKCPKCGGTNMVQDPDVFDTWFSSALWPFSTLGWPNQTENLKKHYPTDVLVTSYDIISFWVSRMIMAGVHLMKKEPFHTVYIHGLVKDIHGKKMSKSWGNVIDPLEVIDRAGADALRFAFISLIAGQGQDVKLSEEKITEARNFANKIWNVSRFVLMTRDQGPKARDQEPGARELADRWILSRYNSTIEKVSASIDSFEFGEAAKTLYDFIWSEFCDWYVELAKIRLYGDDSNAKAAVQAVLMTVLEGTMKILHPFMPFITEETYQRLKGRTVVNPEESLMVQPWPQADREEIDPNAEEAMAFTMEVIRAIRNIRAEFNVSHGSDVEVVIVTGQKPVEAYIKALAKVNRLTIVAKLDAKPPQSASATITGASLYVPLGGFIDPNKEIARLTKEKEKLSAEIIKITERLGNANFVARANPEAVQKEKERQIEYSEKVKTLAERIKDLG